A segment of the Acidobacteriota bacterium genome:
GGGAAGATAGCAAACATAGTGGTTACAAAGGGAGAGTTGTTTCAAAAAGATACAACTTTAAAATATTTATTTATCGATGGAAAAGAGATTGAAGTTAAAGAAGCCGTGAAAAAAGAGGGAATCAAGCCACCCACGGTTGATGTAACAGGAACATGGAATGTTTCAATAATGTCCCCAGGGGGTGAGATGTCTGCTACGATGACTCTTACTCAATCAGGGTCTGATGTATCAGGAGAGTTTAAAAGTCAGATGGGAATAACACAGATAAGTAATGGAGTTGTGAGCGGAAATGAAATCAGTTTTTCAATACTTATTCCAACGACTGACCCACCGATGGAAGTTTTTTTCTCTGGAAAAGTAGAGGGAAATTCTATAACTGGGACGATAGACCTTGGACCAATGGGCACTGCAGAATGGAAAGCAACCCGTCCAGGCAATTTAAATTTACTTTTTGAAAGTGCTGGAAATAATTAAAAGGAGAGATGAAAATGGGAAAAAATAAATCAAAATATATTTTATTTATTGTATTTATTTTATTTTCATTTTTTTGGGTAAGAGCAGAAGAAAAATCAGCCGGTGATAACCTTTTTATTTCTAAGGGGACTATTCTTACGATTACAAAGGGAAAGATTGAAGGTGGTTCTATTTTGATAAAGAATGGAAAAATCTTTGCAGTTGGTAAAGATTTAAAGCCACCTGAGGGAATTAAAATTATCGATGCAACAGGTAAGTATGTAATGCCAGGCATAATCGATTCCCATTCTCACATGGCAATCGACAGAGGAATAAATGAATCAACTTCTCAGGTAACTCCCCAGGTAAACATTCAGGATGTGATAAAACATGATGACATTGCGATATACAGAGCACTGGCAGGAGGAACCACCTGCGTTCAACCTCTTCATGGAAGTGCAAATGTAATTGGAGGACATAATGCTGTTATAAAACTAAAATGGGGGAAGCCGCCTGAAGAACTTTTAGTTAAAGATTCAATGCAGGGAATAAAATTTGCCCTCGGAGAAAATCCAAAGAAGTCTAATTTTCCTATGCCCAGAGGCCCTGAATTTCCCAATACAAGAATGGGGATAGAATTTGTTATAAGAGATTCTTTCAATCATGCTTTAGAGTACATGAAAAAATGGGATGAATACCAGAAGAAAAAGTCATCTTTAAAGAAGGGAGAAATTCCACCCCTTCCCCCAAAAAGAGATTTAAAATTAGAAGCACTGGCTGATATATTAAAAAGAAACCTTGGGATCGTTTGCCATGGATACAGAGCTGATGAACTTTTGATGATGCTTAAAACTGCAGATGAGTATGGAGCAAAGGTTGTCTCTTTTGAACATTGTCTTGAAGGATACAAAGTTGCCGATGAGATTGCAAAACATGGAACAGTTGCCTCGATATTTGCTGATAACTGGGCTTATAAAATCGAAGCTTTTGATGCAATTCCCTTCAATGCAGCCATTCTTACAGAAAGAGGAGTTGCTGTAACAGTTAATTCAGATTCAGATGAAAGAGTGAGGAGACTCTATCAGGATGCGGCAAAAACCATGAAGTATGGAGGATTAAGTGAAGAAGAGGCTCTCAAAACAATTACAATAAATCCTGCAAAGATGCTCGGAATTGACCACAGATGTGGAAGTATTGAGGTTGGGAAAGATGGAGATTTGGCTATTTTTAATGGACATCCCTTGAGCGTCTATTCAAAAGTTTTGATGACGATAATTGAGGGAGAGGTTTATTTTGACATAGAAAAAGCTATAACCGCTGAAAAAGCCCTTGCGATGGCTAAAGAAAAAGAGAAAAAGTGAGGTGGAAGATGAAAGGAAAAATTTCTATTAAATTCATTGGATTATTATGCTTTCTTTTAATACTGATAAATTATGTTTATTCGGAAGGCAATAAGGGATATGCGATTGTAAATGCATATATTTTCCCGGTGACATCGGCTCCGATTGAAAATGGTATATTGCTTATTAAAGACGACAAAATTGAAGCAATAGGAAAGGATTTGGAAGTTCCAGAAGGGTATGAAATAATAAATGCAAAAGGTCTATATGTTTATCCAGGGCTAATTGATTCCTCCTCTTTTCTCGGTCTTTCTGAAATAGGTTCTGTTCGAGCAACAGTTGATACCTTTGAAATTGGAAATTTTAAGCCCCATATAAAAGCTGAGGTTGCGATAAATCCCCATAGTGAGTTAATTCCAGTTACAAGGGTTAATGGAATTGCAACTGTTCTTGTTTCTCCGAGAGGAGGCACGATAGCAGGACAGAGCGCTCTTGTAAACTTAATAGGCTGGACTCCTGAAGAGATGGTGTTGAAATCTCCAGCTGCCATTCACATTTCATATCCAAGAGTTATTGAGAGAAGGAGATTCGGAGCTCCAGGAGAAAAGCCCCAGGACGAAGCAGTGGCTCAAAAGCAATTGAAAGAATTGAAAGAATTTCTGGATAGAACAAAAAGATACATTGAAATCTGGGAAGCATACAATAAGGATAAAAAAGGCTCAATTCCTGAAAAAGACTTGATCCTGGAAGCTATGGCTCCTGCGTTAAAAGGAGAAATTCCTGTTGTAATTTCTGCAGATAAAGTAAAGGAGATAAAAGGAGCAATAGAACTTGCTGATGGATATAAAATGAAGCTCATTCTGAGTGGGGCATCTGAAGGCTGGAAGTGTGCAAAATTTATAGGAGAAAAAGGTGTTCCGGTGATACTCAGCTCTCTATTTTCTCTTCCGGGAGAAAAGGAACCTTATGATGCAATATACGCCAATGCATCAATTCTTAATAAAGCAGGGGTAAAGGTAGTATTTTCCACTGAAAGCGCAAGCGATGTAAGAAATCTTCCCTATCAGGCTGGAACTGCCTCTGCCTATGGGCTTCCAAAAGAAGAAGCCCTGAAGGGCATAACGATATATCCTGCTGAAATTTTCGGGGTTCAGGATAAAATTGGGAGCTTGGAGAAAGGGAAAATAGCCAACATAATTTTGACAGATGGAGACCCTCTGGAGATGAGAACACAAACAAAACATCTTTTTATAAAAGGGCAGAAACTTCCTCTTACAAGCAAGCATATCGAACTGTATGAGAAATTCAGAAAAAGACCTTCCATAAAGTTTTTTAGCCGATAAAAAATTTGAGCAGCAAGAGTGACTTCGAAAACACGCTGTATTTTCCCCAGTCCCGCACTAACTTATTATTACCTAAGTTAAGGAATTCATAATATCTCTACTCCCATCACTTAATTTTTTTGGAATAAATACAGTTAGTGCGGGAGCATTCATGCTTCGCTCTTCTCCTGAGTAAACTCAGGAGAAACCATGCCCGCTCCACATTCGTGACGGTTTTCTCGCCACCCTTGCTGCTCAGTAAAATTAGAGTAATTTCTGGTATATAATGAAATAATTGATTCCATTTTTTTATCATAAAATAAAATTGACGGAGGGAAGATAACACAGGTAAAATTGCAGGATGGGAGAATGGCTGAGAGGAGATTTATTAGCTGAAGAAATTAAGGCAGAAATTCAGAGAGGATTAGAATCCTATAAGGAAAAAATCAAAAGGCCTCCTTATTTAGTTGGAATTTTAATAGGTGAGAACCCCTCATCAAAAATTTATCTTAACATAAAAAAAAGGGAATGCGAGAAAATTGGAATCAAGTCAGAGATTGTAAAATTTTCTGAAGATGAAACAAGGGAAAATATATTAAATAAAATCAATGAATTGAATGATAATAGAGCGATAGATGGAATTCTGGTTCAGCTTCCAATCCCTTCTCATCTTGATACCCTTGAAATAATAAGTGCTTTAAGCCCTGATAAAGATGTGGATGGTTTTCACCCTGATAATGTTAGTAGAATATTCTATGCAAAGCCAGGGTTCAGACCTTGCACTCCTTTTGGAATTTTAGAGCTATTGAAAAGAAACAACATAAAGATAGAAGGAAAGAGGGCAGTTATAATAGGAAGGAGCTTTATCGTTGGAAAACCTTTAGGGTTGATGTTACTAAATGAGAACGCCACTTTGACTTTCTGCCATTCAAAGACAGAGAACTTAAAAGATGTGACAAGTTCTGCTGATATATTAATTGTGGCAATCGGGAAACCATGCTTTGTCAGAAAAGATTTTGTTAAACAGGGTGCTGTTGTTGTAGATGTCGGAATTAATCAGATAACAGATTTGGCTGAGTTTAAAAGAATTTGTGGAGATAATGAGAAAAAAGAAGTTCAGATTAAAGAAAAAGGCAGCACTCTTGTTGGAGATGTTCACCCTGAGGTGATAGAAAAAGCTTCATTCCTTACCCCTGTTCCAGGAGGAGTTGGACCTTTAACAGTTGCAATGCTTTTAAAAAATACCTGGGAATCCTTTAGAAAAAGAGAAAATTTATAAATTCTGAAGTGGCGGTTCTCAGGAACCTTCGGTTTCTCCGCCACCCTTCCTTCTCACCTAATACAAACGCAATAAATAATTTGTAGGGCAACCCTTCAGAGCCTGCCCCAAACCTTGCCCTGAACTTGTTTCATGGGTTGATTCGGGGGTTGCTTAATGCAAGGTTAAAGCCTTGCCCTACATGTCAATTTATTTAATTCGTTTGTATTAATAATTGTAGGAGAAAAGAGAGGGCATTTAGATTCTCGGATTGGCGTAGCAATAAATACATGCATTCGGGCATGGTTGAGTATAGCTACCTATGTCTATTGAAACAGTACAACCGCATTCTTTTCTTTGAGATGGGTCTTTTTTCGTAATAGCCTGTTTTTTTTCAGGGTGGATTTTGCTAAGAAAATTTCCATCGATGCAGGAAGATTTTTTTATAAAAGAGATTTTTTCCAAAAATGGTTGGGAACAGGAGAAAATATTAATATTGTATTTATATACTGTTTCCTCAATTTCATAGATGTCCTTTAACTTTTCTTCTTCAGGAGGATCTACATAATCTAAATTTAATTTTTTAGCTCTTTTGATACACTTTGGATAATATTGAACAAAACTCAGTCTTATATCTTTTATTCCAAATTTTGAAATTTCAGATATAATTTTTTCAAAATAAGTAAGATTGCTTTTTACTCCTCCATCTTCTCTCCAGTAAATTATCGGGTCGAACCTTATAGATATTCTTTCAGGAAGCTGAGAAATTTCTACCAATCTATCAATCTGGGCTAAAGCTTCACACAAAGGAATAACTCCAGGTTCAATTCTGGTGCCTCCAAGACCAGTAATTGTAAAAAGAAAATACAGTTGGGCATATTCTTTTAATAAATCTAATAAGTTATGCCTATTTTCGATAAGATTTTTAAAATTTTTGCTCCAGAGAACTATTGTATGGGTATTCGAGGGATTTAGATCTACAACATAAGAGTATTTGTAGGGTCCTATTACAATCGCTTTTCTATTTTTTAATGAATTTACTAACCAATCAGGGAAATGAGCAATTAAATCAGTTCTTCTTGAAGCGCTTATAATTCTATGTTCCTTGACTTTCATTCTACTTCTTCTTATGATTTTAGATTATAAAGTAAAGGTTTTCAATGTCAAAGCTTAATGCAAAAAATTTAGTTAAGAATTTTTCTGGCAGAAGGGTTGTCAACAATGTAAGCTTAGAGATAAATTCAGGTGAGGTTGTAGGGTTTTTAGGAAGAAACGGAGCAGGTAAAACAACTGTATTTCAAATTATTGTCGGGCTGATAAAGCCCGATTTTGGGAAGATTTATGTGGATGAAGAAGATTATACTTATCTTCCATCGAGTTTGAGAGCAAGAAAGGGATTGGTTTATCTTCCCCAGGAACATTCTGTTTTTTTAAAAGCAACAGTGGAAGAAAATCTTGAAATGATATTTCAAACAGTTAAACTTTCTTACATATCAAAGATTGAGAAGAAAAAAAATCTGATAAGAGATTTTAATTTAGGAGATATTTTACAACAGCCTGCTTTTACTCTTTCTGGTGGGGAAAAGAGAAGACTTGAGACAGCAAGAGCATTAATATTGAACCCTGTTTTTCTCTTTCTTGATGAGCCATTTTCAGGTATAGATCCCCTTACAGTTACAGAGATCCAGAAAATTATTCTTTTTCTAAAGGAGAAAGGAATAGGGGTGATTATTTCTGACCATAACGTGAGAGATACATTTGAAGTTACTGATAGAGCTTATATTATTCATGAGGGAGAGGTTGTAGTTTCAGGAATGCCTGAAGAACTATCCAAGAATAAAGAAGCAAAGAAAATATTTCTCGGCGAAAATTTCAAACTCGGCCAGGAAATATAAATCGTTTAAAAATTTGGGCAGCAAGGGTGACTTCGAAAACACTTATTAAGAAGGCAACCATCCCCTTCGCTCAGGATCTCCTCGCATCAAAATCTAAGCTCGTTCGCTCAAATAATCTCCTATCCCTTAGAGTCTTATCTTCTCTCATCTTTTAAATCCTCTCTCGCTCCCGTTCATTTCATCATTTCTCTTCCATTGATCTAAAATATAGGAGATTATTCTCACTCACTTCGCAGATTTTTAGATGCTCGTCGATATATCGCTCAGAAGATGGTTGCCTTCTTTTTTTAATTAAGTTTTCTTCGCCACCCTTGCTGCCCATAATTATACTTGGTTAATCTTTTCTAATGCTAACTGTATATTTTGAAGGAAAGAATTGTTGTGATACTCAAAATTGCCAGTCTTAAAAGAAAAATTATCCCGAGAATTATCAGGGATTTTTTAAGAGAAAATTTCGTAAATTTAGAAACCCCAAAAGAGAGCACTATATATGACCATATTGTAAAAAAATCTATAAAGGTTAAAACATGATAGATGGGGTCTTTGTATGTAAGTGCTGGGAAAAAAATCGAAATTCCTGTTGAAACAGTGAGATAAGTTTTCTTTAGCATGACGAGAGCAGATTTAACCCCGCTTCCTAAAAAGTAGTCTATATAACTGGAATAAAGAGTAGCACACCAGAATTCTTTAAAACTTCCCTCACCTCCAAGCATCTTAATTATTATCGTTAATGTACCTGTGAAGATTAGAAATGGAAATATTAAAGCTATAAGTGAATTTATCAGAGTTTGAATGATTCTACTTTTCTCTCCTGGATTTGCTATCTTTTCCAGCTGTTCCTCAGTAATTCTTTGCGATAGTTTTGTGCTACTTTTTATCATTTCTACCCTGTCTTTAACCTGGATGGGAAAGGTGATGTAAGCAAAAATAATTGAAGTAATCAAGATTACTATAAATGGTTCATACCAGGGTGATTTTTCATGAAGTCTCTGCATTGTTTTTACAGGTTCAAAAAAAATTCCCATAAATCGAGAGAATCCATTGTTCATTCTTTTTTTTCTCCTCAATATATTTAAATTTGATTGAGAACTTCTTTTTCTATTTTTCCGTCTCTTATATATACGATTCTTTGGGCCTCAGAGGCAACATAATTTTCATGGGTGACTACAATGATTGTGTTCCCAATCTGGTGAAGCTTTTTGAATACTTTCAGTATTTCTTGACCCGAAACTGAATCTAAATTTCCTGTTGGTTCATCAGCCAGGATGATAGACGGATTGTTAACGAGTGCCCTTGCTATTGCTACTTTTTGTCTCTGTCCTCCTGAGAGTTCTGAAGGTCTGTGATTTTTTCTATCAAGTAAATCAACCATTTTTAATGCGTTGATGACTTTTTCCGTTCTTTCTTTTTTTGGTGTTCCATTGTAGATAAGAGGCAATTCTACATTATGAAATGCGTTTGCATTTGGAAGAAGATTAAAAACCTGAAATACAAATCCAATTTCTTTATTTCTTATTAATGCAAGTTCTTCCTCATTTAATGAGCTTACTAACTTTCCATTCAGGTAATATTCACCTTTTGTTGGTCTGTCGAGACATCCAAGAATGTTCATAAGAGTTGATTTACCAGAACCAGAAGGTCCAATAACTGCTATGTATTCATTTCTTTTGATATTTAAGGAAATTCCCCTTAAAGCCTGGACCTCTTCTTTTCCGATTTTATAAATCTTCCATATGTTCTCTGTGGTTATTAAATGATCATTCATACCTGATAATTCTTTATTTTTTCTTGATTTTTACTCTATCTCCATCTTTCAATTCTCTTAAAGATTTATAAGGTCCCACAACTATTGTATCTCCTTCTCTAAGCCCGGATAAAATCTCAACTCTCATTTCTCCCATTACACCCCTTTCTGCTTTCTGGAAAAAAACTTGAGAATCTTTAATAACAAAAATGCCTTCCTCCTCTTTTTTTTCTTCTTTTTTTTCTCTTACCACAACAGAGGATATAGGGATCGTCAGCACTCCATTTCTAATGGCAGTGATTATATCAACCGATGAGGAGAGGCCGGGTTTTAATTGTTCGGGAGGATTTTTTAAAGTTATAACTACCTTGAAATCTTTTGCCTCTTTTGTGGAAGTGCCCAATCCTTTCTCGATTGCAGAGCTTCCAATTTCTGTGACAAATCCCCTTAATTTTTTATCCGGCAAAGCATCAACTGTGATTTCGGTCTCATGACCTGCTCTTATTCCAACTATATCAGTTTCATCAACTTCAACTTCAACCTCCATTTCTGAAAGGTCTGCTATTGTTAAAAGAACTGTTCCTGGGTTGTTCATGGTTCCTATAACTGCCACTTCTCCCTCTTCTACTTTGAGACTTGTTACCACACCGTTCAAAGGAGATTTGATTATCGTTTTTTCAAAATTATCTTTTGAGCTTTTAAGGGAAGCCCTTGCCTGTTCAATTTTATATTTTAAGCTTTTTACCTGGGCAAGGTTCATTTCATACTGAGCTTTTGCATTTTCTAATTGTTCATCTGAGATAAGTTTTTCTTTGTGAAGTTGAGTGTACCTTTCAAAGGTATTTTTAGTTTTTTCCAGATTAATCATTGTCTGGCGAAGGTCTTCTTCAAAGGAAAGAATGAGAGCTTTGTCCCGTTCAACATTTGCCTCGTACTGAGTTGAGTCGAGTTTCATCAGAATAGAATTTTCACTTACCTTCTCTCCCTCTTTTACGTAGATTTTTTCAATCCTCCCTGGAATATGGGCAGAAATGTTAACATATTTTTTAGGTTTGATGGTTCCAGAAGCAGATACTTTTGAGATAAGGTTACTCTTTGTTACTTTCTCTGTTTCCACCTCAATAGGAGGTTTTCCCCGCCTAATGTTTAATAAAATTATGACAGATATAACGACCATTACTACTGCAATGATTATTGTTTTCTTCTTCATTTCTTTTCTCCGTTATCTTTCACTAAGATTATACGATATAATGTATTAAAAGTTTAAGATTATTTATTTTTGACAAAATTTTAGATAGAATATAAAATTCGATAAGTGAAAGAAATCTTAAACTTAGACAAGAGAAACAGGAAATTTCAAAATCAATTGATAAATAAGGGGGTAAAATGAAAGAAGAAGAAATTAAGAAGGTTCTTTTGAGTGAAAATGAAGAATTTAAAAAGCTGTATGACTCTCATCAAAAATATGAGAAAGAATTACAAGAATTATCATCAAAAAAATTTTTAACCGATGATGAGAGATTAGAGATTAAAAGGATTAAAAAAGAAAAATTGATCTTAAAAGATAAAATGCAGTTGATTATGGAGCAATATCAAACATCGCTTAAAAAATAAGAATAAAAAATGGCAAAAGAAGGCATCTTTATCATCATAATTCTAATGCTAATTGCGTCTATATTTATTTTGATTTTCAACAAATTAACTATTTTAATAATTTTTATTCTCATTGCAGCTTTTGTCGGGTTTTTCTTCAGAGATCCAGAAAGAATTCCTTTTTTAGAAAAAGGTGTGATACTTTCTCCTGCAGATGGAAAAATGATAAAGGTTGAAAAAATAAATGACAATTCTTTTGCAAATGAAAATTCTATTAAAATAAGCATATTTTTATCTTTGTATGATGTTCATGTAAACAGGTCTCCTGTAGAAGGAATAGTGGAAAAAATAGTCTATAAAAAAGGAAAGTTTTTTCCAGCGTATAAGGGTAATGCCTCAGATTTAAATGAACAGAATGTTATACATATAAAGGGTGAAAAAGAGAGGATAATTCTGAAACAGATTGCAGGAATATTAGCAAGAAGAATAAAGTGTTATTTAAAGGAAAATCAGAAAGTTTTACCAGGGGAGAGAATAGGTCTTATCATGTTCGGATCAAGGGTGGAACTTTTCCTTCCTGCGAGTGTCAACCTGCTTGTAAAAGAGGGGGATAAAGTTAAAGGAGGAAAGACAATAATAGGGAGATTTGAATGATAAGAAAACGCATCAGAAGAAAAAGAACAAAACTAAGAAAAAGAATTGAAGGACTCCATCTTATTCCTGCAGTACTTACAATTGCCAATTTATTTTTTGGCTTTCTCGCAATAAAAAATGTCATTTCTGAAAAATTTAAAATAGCTGCTCTAATGATTATTATTTCATGGATTCTGGATATACTCGATGGAAGAATTGCGAGGATTACAAAATCCGCATCACACTTTGGAATTCAGATTGATTCTCTTGCAGATGCAATTTCCTTTGGCATAGCTCCTTCTTTACTGATTTATTACTGGGCTTTGAAAAACTTTTATCATATTGGATGGGTGTTTGGATTTATATATTTAATGGCAGGAGTTTTGAGACTTGCAAGGTTTAATATAACTGCAGTTCCAGGAGAGGAGAAGAAGTATTTTATCGGATTACCAAT
Coding sequences within it:
- a CDS encoding amidohydrolase family protein → MGKNKSKYILFIVFILFSFFWVRAEEKSAGDNLFISKGTILTITKGKIEGGSILIKNGKIFAVGKDLKPPEGIKIIDATGKYVMPGIIDSHSHMAIDRGINESTSQVTPQVNIQDVIKHDDIAIYRALAGGTTCVQPLHGSANVIGGHNAVIKLKWGKPPEELLVKDSMQGIKFALGENPKKSNFPMPRGPEFPNTRMGIEFVIRDSFNHALEYMKKWDEYQKKKSSLKKGEIPPLPPKRDLKLEALADILKRNLGIVCHGYRADELLMMLKTADEYGAKVVSFEHCLEGYKVADEIAKHGTVASIFADNWAYKIEAFDAIPFNAAILTERGVAVTVNSDSDERVRRLYQDAAKTMKYGGLSEEEALKTITINPAKMLGIDHRCGSIEVGKDGDLAIFNGHPLSVYSKVLMTIIEGEVYFDIEKAITAEKALAMAKEKEKK
- a CDS encoding amidohydrolase family protein: MKGKISIKFIGLLCFLLILINYVYSEGNKGYAIVNAYIFPVTSAPIENGILLIKDDKIEAIGKDLEVPEGYEIINAKGLYVYPGLIDSSSFLGLSEIGSVRATVDTFEIGNFKPHIKAEVAINPHSELIPVTRVNGIATVLVSPRGGTIAGQSALVNLIGWTPEEMVLKSPAAIHISYPRVIERRRFGAPGEKPQDEAVAQKQLKELKEFLDRTKRYIEIWEAYNKDKKGSIPEKDLILEAMAPALKGEIPVVISADKVKEIKGAIELADGYKMKLILSGASEGWKCAKFIGEKGVPVILSSLFSLPGEKEPYDAIYANASILNKAGVKVVFSTESASDVRNLPYQAGTASAYGLPKEEALKGITIYPAEIFGVQDKIGSLEKGKIANIILTDGDPLEMRTQTKHLFIKGQKLPLTSKHIELYEKFRKRPSIKFFSR
- a CDS encoding bifunctional 5,10-methylenetetrahydrofolate dehydrogenase/5,10-methenyltetrahydrofolate cyclohydrolase produces the protein MGEWLRGDLLAEEIKAEIQRGLESYKEKIKRPPYLVGILIGENPSSKIYLNIKKRECEKIGIKSEIVKFSEDETRENILNKINELNDNRAIDGILVQLPIPSHLDTLEIISALSPDKDVDGFHPDNVSRIFYAKPGFRPCTPFGILELLKRNNIKIEGKRAVIIGRSFIVGKPLGLMLLNENATLTFCHSKTENLKDVTSSADILIVAIGKPCFVRKDFVKQGAVVVDVGINQITDLAEFKRICGDNEKKEVQIKEKGSTLVGDVHPEVIEKASFLTPVPGGVGPLTVAMLLKNTWESFRKRENL
- a CDS encoding DUF1848 family protein, which codes for MKVKEHRIISASRRTDLIAHFPDWLVNSLKNRKAIVIGPYKYSYVVDLNPSNTHTIVLWSKNFKNLIENRHNLLDLLKEYAQLYFLFTITGLGGTRIEPGVIPLCEALAQIDRLVEISQLPERISIRFDPIIYWREDGGVKSNLTYFEKIISEISKFGIKDIRLSFVQYYPKCIKRAKKLNLDYVDPPEEEKLKDIYEIEETVYKYNINIFSCSQPFLEKISFIKKSSCIDGNFLSKIHPEKKQAITKKDPSQRKECGCTVSIDIGSYTQPCPNACIYCYANPRI
- the lptB gene encoding LPS export ABC transporter ATP-binding protein, whose amino-acid sequence is MSKLNAKNLVKNFSGRRVVNNVSLEINSGEVVGFLGRNGAGKTTVFQIIVGLIKPDFGKIYVDEEDYTYLPSSLRARKGLVYLPQEHSVFLKATVEENLEMIFQTVKLSYISKIEKKKNLIRDFNLGDILQQPAFTLSGGEKRRLETARALILNPVFLFLDEPFSGIDPLTVTEIQKIILFLKEKGIGVIISDHNVRDTFEVTDRAYIIHEGEVVVSGMPEELSKNKEAKKIFLGENFKLGQEI
- a CDS encoding YIP1 family protein, whose protein sequence is MNNGFSRFMGIFFEPVKTMQRLHEKSPWYEPFIVILITSIIFAYITFPIQVKDRVEMIKSSTKLSQRITEEQLEKIANPGEKSRIIQTLINSLIALIFPFLIFTGTLTIIIKMLGGEGSFKEFWCATLYSSYIDYFLGSGVKSALVMLKKTYLTVSTGISIFFPALTYKDPIYHVLTFIDFFTIWSYIVLSFGVSKFTKFSLKKSLIILGIIFLLRLAILSITTILSFKIYS
- a CDS encoding ABC transporter ATP-binding protein, coding for MNDHLITTENIWKIYKIGKEEVQALRGISLNIKRNEYIAVIGPSGSGKSTLMNILGCLDRPTKGEYYLNGKLVSSLNEEELALIRNKEIGFVFQVFNLLPNANAFHNVELPLIYNGTPKKERTEKVINALKMVDLLDRKNHRPSELSGGQRQKVAIARALVNNPSIILADEPTGNLDSVSGQEILKVFKKLHQIGNTIIVVTHENYVASEAQRIVYIRDGKIEKEVLNQI
- a CDS encoding efflux RND transporter periplasmic adaptor subunit codes for the protein MKKKTIIIAVVMVVISVIILLNIRRGKPPIEVETEKVTKSNLISKVSASGTIKPKKYVNISAHIPGRIEKIYVKEGEKVSENSILMKLDSTQYEANVERDKALILSFEEDLRQTMINLEKTKNTFERYTQLHKEKLISDEQLENAKAQYEMNLAQVKSLKYKIEQARASLKSSKDNFEKTIIKSPLNGVVTSLKVEEGEVAVIGTMNNPGTVLLTIADLSEMEVEVEVDETDIVGIRAGHETEITVDALPDKKLRGFVTEIGSSAIEKGLGTSTKEAKDFKVVITLKNPPEQLKPGLSSSVDIITAIRNGVLTIPISSVVVREKKEEKKEEEGIFVIKDSQVFFQKAERGVMGEMRVEILSGLREGDTIVVGPYKSLRELKDGDRVKIKKK
- a CDS encoding YdcH family protein; translated protein: MKEEEIKKVLLSENEEFKKLYDSHQKYEKELQELSSKKFLTDDERLEIKRIKKEKLILKDKMQLIMEQYQTSLKK
- a CDS encoding phosphatidylserine decarboxylase family protein; amino-acid sequence: MAKEGIFIIIILMLIASIFILIFNKLTILIIFILIAAFVGFFFRDPERIPFLEKGVILSPADGKMIKVEKINDNSFANENSIKISIFLSLYDVHVNRSPVEGIVEKIVYKKGKFFPAYKGNASDLNEQNVIHIKGEKERIILKQIAGILARRIKCYLKENQKVLPGERIGLIMFGSRVELFLPASVNLLVKEGDKVKGGKTIIGRFE
- the pssA gene encoding CDP-diacylglycerol--serine O-phosphatidyltransferase yields the protein MIRKRIRRKRTKLRKRIEGLHLIPAVLTIANLFFGFLAIKNVISEKFKIAALMIIISWILDILDGRIARITKSASHFGIQIDSLADAISFGIAPSLLIYYWALKNFYHIGWVFGFIYLMAGVLRLARFNITAVPGEEKKYFIGLPIPAAAVSIAGFVLYNNKVVEDKLILILLTIYILFISLLMISNLKYTSYEKLNFKITKNFWIFLVLAMFFGVFYFYSQISVLLIIVPYIFYAPFLLLRKKMLTLIKKREREVLDAQ